The proteins below come from a single Streptomyces sp. M92 genomic window:
- the chpG gene encoding chaplin ChpG — protein MSRIAKGLALTSVAAAAVAGTAGVAAADAGAQAAAAHSPGVLSGNVVQVPVHIPVNVCGNTVDIIGLLNPAFGNECEND, from the coding sequence ATGTCGCGTATCGCGAAGGGCCTGGCCCTGACCTCCGTCGCCGCCGCCGCGGTGGCGGGCACCGCCGGTGTCGCCGCTGCCGACGCCGGCGCGCAGGCCGCCGCCGCTCACTCCCCGGGCGTCCTGTCGGGCAACGTCGTGCAGGTCCCGGTCCACATCCCGGTCAACGTCTGCGGCAACACGGTCGACATCATCGGCCTGCTGAACCCGGCGTTCGGCAACGAGTGCGAGAACGACTGA
- a CDS encoding glycosyltransferase: MHLSPTDSRSRVLHVTQPVDGGVARVVTDLTRAQLAAGLRVTVACPDDGSLAAGLRSLGADVRHWPATRSPGPGLPAEVRRLARVIGNVRPDLVHAHSAKAGLAVRLAVRGGVPTVFQPHAWSFEAVGGAAAALALGWERWGARWAARTVCVSEAERARGVRAGIRGRWAVIPNGVDPGRFGTVTAQEVDAVRLRCGAGPDAPLVVCVGRLCRQKGQDILLTAWESVLARVPGARLVLVGDGPDRARLTARASAYGFGVAAVPGGGARPGRRPPAPVLFAGAVADAAPWYRAADLVVLPSRWEGMALAPLEAMACGRPVVTTGVDGAREVLPAALVPHCLVPPGDAVALADAVSGLLLDAPLRTSLGLRGRAHVRSAHDVRRTAAAVAAVYADLLGGAGAAGHGAAGETRVLPRPVGRPVVASTEYRESTHP; the protein is encoded by the coding sequence ATGCACCTGTCACCGACCGACTCCCGGTCACGGGTTCTGCACGTCACCCAGCCGGTGGACGGCGGGGTCGCCCGAGTCGTGACCGACCTGACACGGGCTCAGCTCGCCGCGGGACTGCGCGTCACGGTCGCCTGTCCGGACGATGGCTCTCTCGCCGCCGGGCTCCGTTCGCTCGGCGCCGACGTGCGGCACTGGCCGGCGACGCGGTCGCCGGGCCCGGGCCTGCCGGCGGAGGTACGGCGGCTCGCCCGCGTGATCGGGAACGTGCGGCCCGACCTGGTGCACGCGCACAGCGCGAAGGCCGGCCTCGCGGTGCGGCTCGCCGTGCGGGGTGGGGTACCGACGGTGTTCCAGCCGCACGCCTGGTCGTTCGAGGCGGTCGGCGGGGCCGCCGCGGCGCTCGCGCTCGGCTGGGAACGGTGGGGCGCGCGCTGGGCGGCGCGCACGGTGTGCGTGAGCGAGGCGGAACGGGCGCGCGGGGTGCGGGCCGGGATTCGCGGGCGGTGGGCGGTGATCCCGAACGGCGTCGACCCCGGCCGCTTCGGCACCGTCACCGCGCAGGAGGTGGACGCCGTCCGGCTGCGGTGCGGCGCCGGCCCCGACGCCCCGCTGGTGGTGTGCGTGGGCCGTCTGTGCCGGCAGAAGGGGCAGGACATTCTCCTGACCGCCTGGGAGTCGGTGCTCGCGCGGGTGCCGGGGGCCAGGCTGGTACTGGTCGGTGACGGCCCGGACCGCGCCCGTCTCACGGCACGCGCCTCGGCGTACGGCTTCGGGGTCGCGGCAGTTCCCGGTGGCGGGGCACGGCCGGGCCGACGGCCCCCCGCCCCGGTGCTGTTCGCCGGTGCCGTCGCGGACGCCGCCCCCTGGTACCGGGCCGCCGACCTGGTCGTCCTGCCGTCGCGCTGGGAGGGCATGGCGCTCGCCCCGCTGGAGGCGATGGCCTGCGGCCGGCCCGTGGTGACGACCGGTGTGGACGGCGCCCGCGAGGTGCTGCCGGCCGCGCTCGTCCCGCACTGCCTGGTGCCGCCCGGGGACGCGGTGGCGCTGGCCGACGCCGTGAGCGGGCTGCTGCTCGACGCGCCGCTGCGCACGTCGCTGGGCCTGCGGGGGCGCGCGCACGTCCGGTCCGCGCACGACGTACGCCGCACCGCCGCCGCGGTCGCCGCGGTCTACGCCGACCTCCTCGGCGGGGCGGGAGCGGCCGGACACGGGGCGGCGGGCGAGACACGCGTCCTCCCCAGACCCGTGGGCCGGCCGGTCGTCGCGTCCACCGAGTACAGGGAGTCCACGCACCCGTGA